A genomic region of Patescibacteria group bacterium contains the following coding sequences:
- a CDS encoding NAD-dependent malic enzyme gives NTVTPDMVRGMAKNPILFPMSNPTPEIMPELAVEAGASVVGTGRSDFANQINNVLAFPGIFRGALDVRASDINDEMKIAAAFAIASLVGDDELRADYIIPAPFDPRVAPAVAEAVKKAAIASGVARKV, from the coding sequence TAACACCGTCACTCCTGACATGGTCAGAGGGATGGCAAAAAACCCCATCCTCTTCCCCATGAGCAATCCCACGCCCGAAATTATGCCAGAGCTTGCCGTGGAAGCTGGCGCGTCCGTTGTCGGGACGGGACGCAGCGACTTTGCCAACCAGATCAATAACGTACTCGCCTTCCCCGGGATATTCCGAGGCGCGCTGGATGTAAGGGCATCCGACATCAACGACGAGATGAAGATAGCCGCAGCCTTCGCCATAGCCTCCCTAGTAGGGGACGACGAGCTGCGCGCGGACTATATAATCCCCGCCCCGTTTGATCCAAGAGTGGCTCCCGCAGTAGCAGAAGCCGTGAAAAAGGCCGCGATAGCGTCCGGAGTAGCCCGCAAGGTGTAG